From one Tachysurus vachellii isolate PV-2020 chromosome 23, HZAU_Pvac_v1, whole genome shotgun sequence genomic stretch:
- the LOC132838671 gene encoding hatching enzyme 1.2-like, whose amino-acid sequence MESRASLSILALLIGFTQALYLNQPEHVDITSRILTINNGSSKELLEGDILLPRTRNALVCRDNSCFWKKSSNGLVQVPYVLSNVFSSSDRTVITNAMASFHNKTCIRFIPRTNQPDYLSIESQDGCFSDVGRSGGAQVLSEHELNHALGFYHEHSRSDRDSYVTINWENIDPSSKSSFKLRNTNNLNTTYDYSSVMHYGRTAFSINGLDTITPIPDPSVEIGQRTDLSAIDILRINKLYKC is encoded by the exons ATGGAGTCCAGAGCATCCCTCTCCATTCTAGCCTTGCTGATTGGCTTCACGCAAGCCCTCTATCTCAACCAACCTGAGCATGTGGACATCACGTCAAGGATTCTCACCATCAACAACG GATCCAGCAAAGAGTTGTTGGAGGGAGACATACTCTTGCCAAGAACCAGGAATGCTCTGGTCTGCCGTGACAACAGCTGCTTTTGGAAGAAGTCCTCAAATGGCCTGGTGCAGGTGCCTTACGTATTGAGCAATGTTTTCT CTTCCTCTGACAGGACTGTTATTACCAATGCCATGGCTTCCTTCCACAACAAAACCTGCATCCGTTTCATTCCCAGGACAAATCAACCTGATTACCTCAGCATAGAGAGTCAAGATGG ATGCTTCTCCGATGTGGGCAGATCGGGTGGCGCTCAGGTGCTCTCCGAGCACGAGCTAAACCATGCACTTGGTTTCTACCACGAGCATTCTAGGAGTGATCGCGACAGCTACGTGACCATCAACTGGGAAAACATCGACCCATCATCAAAGTCTAGTTTTAAGCTGAGGAACACCAACAACCTCAACACGACGTACGACTACTCTTCTGTGATGCACTATGGAAGAACAGCTTTCTCCATCAACGGTCTGGACACCATCACTCCCATTCCTGATCCGTCAGTGGAGATCGGACAGAGAACGGATCTGTCTGCTATCGACATCCTGAGGATCAACAAGCTCTACAAATGCTGA